In a genomic window of Virgibacillus sp. SK37:
- a CDS encoding transglycosylase domain-containing protein has protein sequence MRKKFKRLKWITVILIGSFFTIGCLIGGVYLLSYIMGPPPLANQQNTVYYSNDGEIIGEESGSESRHWVELKAISPFLIDATLQIEDQHFYEHHGFDYKRIMGAIIKDIKSLSLKEGASTLTQQYARNLYLTHEKTWLRKIKEAFYTVRLEMFYSKDEILEGYLNTIYYGHGAYGIESASSYYFETSAKELTLAQASMLAGIPKGPTYYSPLNDIERATKRQQHILTVMKNQRVITKAEYTEAVEEELNYTAKSENEEVIGAHFQDTVLQEAAEILNLDVEAIRSGGFEIHTTLNRDYQQQLEKQINQTVRSSTEVEVGVLAIEPNTGGILAMSGGRNYAESPYNRTTQAKRMPGSAFKPFLYYAALEKGFTPTTELMSEPTVFQLENGEEYKPSNYNGYYANEPITLAQALALSDNVYAVRTHLFLGVDELVDTARKFGFTSPLPAVPSLALGTAAVSMKEMVAGYAMLANGGYEMSPHTIKKIDNANGKTVFEREEILGKQKLDEKKVSVLNHLMTGMFDSQLDGYMSVTGSTISNRLTRIYAGKSGTTNSDSWMIGYSPSVVTGVWVGYDDNRPMEAVAEKSYAKSIWSQFMETAHKGLPNEAFDMPAGVVGVPVDPSTGQRATAYCDTSRVMYFEKGTEPQIHCTDHVYEENGAQDEEGILEKLFDLFR, from the coding sequence ATGAGAAAAAAGTTTAAAAGATTAAAATGGATAACTGTGATCTTGATCGGATCCTTTTTTACAATTGGCTGCCTAATTGGCGGTGTTTATTTGTTGAGCTATATAATGGGACCACCGCCCTTAGCCAATCAACAAAATACTGTCTATTACAGCAATGACGGCGAGATTATTGGTGAAGAAAGCGGAAGTGAAAGCCGCCACTGGGTGGAATTAAAAGCAATTTCCCCTTTTCTTATTGATGCCACCCTGCAAATAGAAGATCAGCATTTTTATGAACATCATGGTTTTGATTACAAGCGAATTATGGGCGCCATTATCAAAGATATAAAAAGTCTATCTCTTAAGGAAGGCGCAAGTACACTTACTCAGCAATACGCAAGAAATTTATATTTGACCCATGAAAAGACGTGGTTAAGAAAAATAAAGGAAGCTTTTTACACGGTAAGATTGGAAATGTTTTATTCCAAAGATGAAATTCTCGAAGGTTACTTAAATACCATTTATTATGGCCATGGTGCCTATGGAATTGAGTCCGCAAGTAGTTACTATTTTGAAACCTCAGCAAAAGAATTAACCTTAGCACAAGCTTCCATGCTAGCAGGCATACCAAAAGGGCCAACCTATTATTCGCCATTGAATGATATAGAACGAGCAACAAAAAGACAGCAGCATATTTTAACTGTTATGAAAAACCAACGAGTGATTACAAAGGCTGAGTACACTGAGGCAGTAGAAGAAGAACTGAATTACACTGCAAAAAGTGAAAATGAAGAGGTAATTGGCGCACACTTTCAAGATACCGTACTGCAAGAGGCTGCTGAAATATTGAATTTAGATGTGGAAGCAATTCGTTCTGGTGGCTTCGAAATCCATACAACATTAAATAGGGATTACCAGCAGCAACTAGAGAAGCAGATTAACCAAACCGTACGCTCTTCCACTGAAGTAGAAGTAGGTGTACTAGCAATTGAGCCAAATACTGGAGGAATACTGGCAATGTCCGGCGGAAGAAATTATGCAGAGAGTCCGTATAACCGTACAACACAGGCGAAACGAATGCCTGGGTCTGCATTTAAACCTTTCTTGTATTATGCTGCGCTTGAAAAAGGATTTACTCCGACAACAGAATTGATGAGTGAACCAACTGTTTTTCAATTGGAAAATGGAGAGGAGTATAAACCAAGCAATTATAATGGTTACTATGCTAACGAGCCAATCACTTTGGCTCAAGCCCTCGCTTTGTCCGATAATGTATATGCTGTCCGAACACATTTATTCTTAGGAGTTGATGAACTCGTTGATACAGCAAGGAAGTTTGGCTTCACAAGTCCACTTCCTGCCGTACCATCCCTTGCACTTGGAACAGCCGCTGTTTCTATGAAGGAAATGGTTGCAGGCTATGCCATGCTTGCAAATGGAGGTTATGAGATGTCTCCACATACGATTAAAAAAATTGATAATGCAAACGGAAAAACTGTATTTGAAAGAGAAGAAATCCTTGGAAAACAAAAATTAGACGAAAAGAAGGTTTCCGTGTTAAATCATTTAATGACTGGCATGTTCGACAGCCAATTGGATGGGTATATGTCAGTAACTGGGTCTACGATAAGTAATCGATTGACACGCATCTATGCAGGCAAATCCGGCACAACAAATTCGGACAGCTGGATGATAGGATATAGTCCGTCAGTGGTAACTGGAGTATGGGTGGGGTATGATGACAACCGTCCTATGGAAGCAGTTGCCGAAAAGTCTTATGCTAAGTCTATATGGAGCCAATTTATGGAGACAGCACATAAGGGGTTGCCTAACGAAGCCTTCGATATGCCTGCAGGAGTTGTTGGTGTCCCTGTAGATCCGTCTACTGGCCAACGGGCCACTGCTTATTGTGACACAAGCCGTGTGATGTATTTTGAAAAAGGAACCGAACCACAGATTCATTGTACAGACCATGTTTATGAGGAAAATGGAGCGCAGGATGAGGAAGGAATATTAGAAAAATTATTCGACCTCTTCCGCTGA
- a CDS encoding YwhD family protein, with the protein MSSDQSSNKKKTNAFTIIKDDSTDGHGGYGAGTISLENMSPVIVDPEENSAYVDMGAMHARSDIERRVKYMPNKEDVPNGRLYWIVWVNVERGENGPYYAGVAGSELRVDRPNKRAYKSMAQHVTHMEKSLKGKIIVEHMDEHSKKLLKDFLVDFNGEMWSNSTDELKGALSE; encoded by the coding sequence ATGAGTTCGGATCAATCTTCCAATAAAAAAAAGACGAATGCTTTTACCATCATTAAAGATGATTCTACAGATGGCCATGGGGGTTATGGTGCAGGGACAATTAGCTTGGAAAATATGTCACCTGTCATCGTAGACCCGGAAGAGAACAGTGCCTATGTAGATATGGGAGCAATGCATGCAAGAAGTGATATAGAGCGCCGCGTGAAATATATGCCCAACAAGGAAGACGTTCCTAATGGAAGGTTATACTGGATTGTCTGGGTGAATGTGGAGCGTGGAGAGAATGGTCCATATTATGCTGGTGTAGCAGGAAGTGAATTACGTGTGGATCGCCCGAACAAGCGTGCATATAAATCCATGGCCCAGCATGTAACACATATGGAGAAATCATTAAAAGGTAAAATAATAGTGGAGCATATGGATGAACACTCTAAAAAGTTGCTAAAAGATTTCCTTGTCGATTTTAATGGAGAGATGTGGAGTAATTCTACGGATGAATTGAAAGGGGCATTGTCTGAGTAA
- a CDS encoding YwgA family protein → MLSNHAKLMQFFSVAKEVTGRKKLQKMIYILQKCEVPFEEKYQFHFYGPYSEELTLRVEELCNLGFIEEVKEEKSNYYQYNYAITDDGKGFLNQFRMDMPDFSGQVGLLQGRSSRFLELVSTMLYFDYLPAQQVVDKVHTVKPKQKYSEQEIQEANDFISKLKH, encoded by the coding sequence ATGCTAAGTAATCATGCAAAGCTGATGCAATTTTTTTCTGTTGCAAAGGAAGTAACCGGTCGGAAGAAACTACAAAAGATGATATACATACTGCAAAAATGTGAAGTGCCCTTTGAAGAGAAATACCAGTTTCACTTTTACGGACCATACTCAGAAGAACTGACATTGCGCGTAGAGGAACTATGTAACTTGGGTTTTATTGAGGAAGTGAAGGAAGAAAAGAGTAACTATTATCAGTACAACTATGCCATTACGGATGATGGAAAAGGGTTTCTGAATCAATTCCGCATGGACATGCCAGATTTTAGTGGGCAAGTAGGATTACTACAAGGGAGAAGTTCACGGTTTCTTGAACTTGTTTCTACCATGCTTTACTTTGATTATTTGCCAGCTCAGCAGGTCGTCGATAAAGTTCATACAGTAAAACCAAAACAAAAATACAGCGAACAGGAAATACAGGAAGCGAACGATTTCATTAGTAAGTTGAAGCATTAA
- the speE gene encoding spermidine synthase codes for MSMWFTEKQTANFGITAKVNKTLAALQTDYQDLKMVETVEWGNMLLLDDMVMTTEKDEFVYHEMVAHVPLFTHPSPKHVLVVGGGDGGVIREVLRHPSVQKATLVDIDGEVIHYSKKYLPTIAGALDDERVEVKVDDGFMFIANSEKAFDVILVDSTEPVGPAVNLFTQGFYAGIHKALKDDGIFVAQTDNPWFKADLIHQVYHDVKEIFPVTRLYTANIPTYPSGLWTFTIGSKIHDPLKVKQERFHEVDTKYYTPEIHFASFALPKFVKELTE; via the coding sequence TTGAGTATGTGGTTTACGGAAAAACAGACAGCAAACTTTGGCATTACTGCAAAGGTAAACAAAACTTTAGCCGCACTTCAAACTGACTACCAAGACTTGAAAATGGTAGAGACAGTTGAATGGGGAAATATGCTTTTATTAGATGATATGGTTATGACAACAGAAAAGGATGAGTTTGTATATCATGAAATGGTTGCACATGTACCCTTGTTTACCCATCCAAGTCCCAAGCATGTACTTGTAGTTGGCGGGGGAGATGGTGGTGTTATTCGTGAGGTACTAAGGCATCCGTCTGTTCAAAAGGCGACGCTTGTGGATATTGATGGGGAAGTCATTCACTATTCAAAAAAATATTTACCAACAATTGCCGGCGCTTTAGACGATGAACGTGTAGAAGTAAAAGTAGATGATGGTTTTATGTTTATAGCCAACAGTGAAAAAGCATTTGATGTCATATTGGTGGATTCCACTGAACCAGTCGGACCAGCAGTGAATCTATTTACACAAGGTTTTTACGCGGGAATTCATAAAGCTCTAAAAGATGATGGAATCTTTGTAGCTCAGACAGATAATCCGTGGTTTAAAGCAGATTTGATTCATCAGGTATATCATGATGTGAAAGAAATATTTCCGGTAACTCGATTGTATACAGCAAATATACCGACATATCCAAGTGGTTTATGGACGTTTACTATTGGGAGTAAAATTCATGATCCGTTAAAAGTGAAGCAAGAACGATTTCATGAAGTTGATACAAAGTATTACACGCCAGAAATTCATTTTGCATCATTTGCCCTTCCAAAATTTGTAAAAGAATTGACAGAATAA
- a CDS encoding HD domain-containing protein: MCYKEEQLVEEKVFKDPVHRYVHVKDRVIWDLIATPEFQRLRRIKQLGTSNYTFHGAEHSRFNHSLGVYEIVRRIIYNFQERPYWNNEKRLLCLCAALLHDLGHGPFSHSFEKVFKLDHEQYTQAIILGDTEVNRILKLVEPGFDQAVADVIAKTYEDKLVVSLISSQIDADRMDYLQRDAYFTGVSYGHFDMERILRVMRPMEDQVVIKSTGMHAVEDYIMSRYQMYWQVYFHPVTRSAEVILSKILHRAKFLFETEDFTFKLEPTHFISFFKGKVDLQEYLRLDEGIVSYYFQLWQEEDDEILQDLCERFLNRRLFKYIEFNPNLQMNDWMELYRLFQKAGIDPEYYLVVDSSSDLPYDFYRPGEEEERLPIHLLMPDGSLKELSRHSDIVEAISGKKRTDHKLYFPKDMLEKLKDEHTKKRIKDILYGQGEVENAK, from the coding sequence ATGTGTTATAAAGAGGAGCAATTAGTAGAAGAAAAAGTTTTTAAAGATCCGGTGCATAGGTATGTACATGTCAAGGACCGTGTCATATGGGATCTTATAGCTACACCTGAATTTCAACGATTACGCCGGATCAAACAGCTGGGGACTTCTAATTATACGTTCCATGGGGCAGAGCACAGTCGGTTTAACCACTCGCTTGGTGTTTATGAAATCGTAAGAAGGATTATATATAACTTTCAGGAACGGCCTTATTGGAATAATGAAAAACGATTGCTCTGCTTATGTGCTGCATTACTGCATGATTTAGGTCACGGTCCGTTTTCCCATTCCTTTGAGAAAGTATTTAAGTTGGATCATGAACAATATACACAGGCAATCATATTAGGTGATACCGAGGTTAATCGTATTTTGAAGTTAGTGGAACCAGGGTTTGACCAGGCGGTTGCAGATGTTATTGCTAAAACGTATGAAGACAAGTTGGTTGTCAGTTTAATATCCAGTCAAATTGATGCTGACAGGATGGATTATCTCCAAAGGGATGCCTATTTTACCGGTGTCAGCTATGGACACTTCGATATGGAACGTATTTTGCGCGTGATGCGACCGATGGAGGATCAGGTTGTTATAAAATCAACAGGGATGCATGCAGTGGAAGATTATATTATGAGCCGCTATCAAATGTATTGGCAGGTATACTTTCACCCTGTTACAAGAAGTGCAGAGGTAATATTGTCAAAAATACTTCATCGGGCTAAGTTTTTATTTGAAACAGAGGATTTTACATTTAAATTGGAACCAACGCACTTTATCTCTTTTTTCAAGGGGAAGGTAGATTTGCAGGAATATTTAAGGCTGGATGAGGGTATTGTGTCGTATTACTTCCAACTATGGCAGGAAGAGGATGATGAAATATTACAAGATCTTTGTGAGCGGTTCTTAAATCGTCGCCTTTTTAAATACATTGAATTCAATCCCAATCTGCAAATGAATGATTGGATGGAATTATACAGGTTGTTTCAAAAAGCAGGTATTGACCCGGAATATTACCTCGTGGTCGATTCTTCGTCTGATTTACCCTATGACTTTTATCGGCCTGGAGAAGAGGAAGAACGACTTCCTATCCATCTACTAATGCCTGATGGTAGCTTAAAAGAGTTGTCCAGGCATTCAGATATAGTTGAAGCAATTTCAGGAAAAAAGCGGACAGACCATAAGTTATATTTTCCTAAGGATATGTTGGAAAAATTAAAGGATGAGCACACGAAAAAGCGGATTAAGGATATTTTATACGGTCAAGGAGAGGTAGAAAATGCTAAGTAA